In Gadus macrocephalus chromosome 11, ASM3116895v1, a single genomic region encodes these proteins:
- the gcnt4a gene encoding beta-1,3-galactosyl-O-glycosyl-glycoprotein beta-1,6-N-acetylglucosaminyltransferase 4 isoform X2 produces the protein MARMTIRCGALHTLRHRCFLFSSSLLLLCLLKLVYINVRVKNSFYLEPYGFTASYFRTWAHGHNINCTRIYKLEPVEIGKSLELRRKANVVLEDDRIVSLSADCERFVKTRRYNDIPVFDEELKFPLAYSLVVHKNAPMVERILRAIYAPHNIYCIHYDKKSTPAFIKAMKNMANCLPNLFIASKIESVEYAHITRLNADLNCISDMLKSDVKWEYVINLCGQDFPLKTNYELVMELKALNGSNMLESSRPSELKKQRFVFQYELQNMPYEYHKLPVKTTRLKDAAPHSIQVFIGSAYFVLSRDFVTFVTTSPVAKDFLAWSADTYSPDEHFWATLVRVPEVPGHILRTHIDITDLQSKTRLVKWNYLEGSLYPPCTGTHMRSVCIYGAAELRWLLNYGHWFANKFDLKVDPIIINCLEEKLDEKRKQRGNMLV, from the exons ATGGCAAG AATGACAATTCGATGTGGTGCCTTACATACGTTGAGACACAGATGCTTCCtgttttcttcctctcttctgcTGCTGTGTTTACTTAAGCTGGTTTACATCAACGTGAGGGTGAAGAACAGCTTCTATCTGGAGCCCTATGGATTTACTGCCAGCTATTTCAGAACCTGGGCCCATGGGcacaacatcaactgcactcGCATATATAAATTGGAACCTGTGGAGATAGGCAAGTCTTTGGAGTTACGAAGGAAAGCCAACGTGGTCTTGGAAGATGACAGGATTGTCTCTTTGTCCGCAGACTGTGAGAGGTTTGTCAAAACAAGACGATACAATGACATCCCCGTGTTCGATGAGGAATTGAAATTTCCCCTGGCATATTCCCTTGTTGTACACAAGAATGCACCAATGGTAGAGCGCATTCTTCGAGCGATATATGCGCCTCACAACATCTATTGCATTCACTATGACAAAAAATCGACACCAGCTTTTATAAAAGCCATGAAAAACATGGCTAATTGTTTGCCCAACCTGTTTATTGCATCCAAAATTGAGTCTGTTGAGTATGCCCATATCACCAGGCTCAATGCTGACCTGAATTGCATCTCTGACATGTTGAAGTCTGATGTGAAATGGGAGTATGTCATCAACTTGTGTGGCCAGGATTTCCCCCTTAAAACAAACTATGAGCTAGTTATGGAGCTCAAGGCGCTCAATGGAAGCAACATGCTGGAGTCGAGTCGACCCAGTGAGCTGAAGAAGCAGCGCTTTGTCTTCCAGTACGAGCTGCAGAACATGCCTTATGAGTACCACAAGCTTCCAGTGAAAACAACGAGGTTGAAAGATGCAGCTCCTCACAGTATCCAGGTGTTTATTGGAAGTGCATACTTTGTCCTGTCACGGGACTTTGTGACATTTGTGACCACTAGCCCAGTGGCCAAAGACTTTCTGGCCTGGTCTGCCGACACATACTCACCAGATGAGCACTTCTGGGCCACCTTGGTGCGGGTTCCAGAGGTGCCAGGCCACATTCTGCGGACTCACATCGATATAACGGACCTACAGAGCAAGACACGGTTGGTTAAATGGAACTATCTAGAAGGATCACTTTATCCCCCTTGCACTGGCACCCATATGCGTAGTGTTTGCATCTATGGGGCCGCAGAGCTCCGCTGGCTGCTAAACTACGGCCATTGGTTTGCCAACAAGTTTGATCTCAAAGTGGACCCAATCATTATTAATTGCTTGGAAGAGAAGCTTGATGAAAAACGAAAACAAAGAGGAAACATGCTGGTGTGA
- the gcnt4a gene encoding beta-1,3-galactosyl-O-glycosyl-glycoprotein beta-1,6-N-acetylglucosaminyltransferase 4 isoform X1 codes for MASRMTIRCGALHTLRHRCFLFSSSLLLLCLLKLVYINVRVKNSFYLEPYGFTASYFRTWAHGHNINCTRIYKLEPVEIGKSLELRRKANVVLEDDRIVSLSADCERFVKTRRYNDIPVFDEELKFPLAYSLVVHKNAPMVERILRAIYAPHNIYCIHYDKKSTPAFIKAMKNMANCLPNLFIASKIESVEYAHITRLNADLNCISDMLKSDVKWEYVINLCGQDFPLKTNYELVMELKALNGSNMLESSRPSELKKQRFVFQYELQNMPYEYHKLPVKTTRLKDAAPHSIQVFIGSAYFVLSRDFVTFVTTSPVAKDFLAWSADTYSPDEHFWATLVRVPEVPGHILRTHIDITDLQSKTRLVKWNYLEGSLYPPCTGTHMRSVCIYGAAELRWLLNYGHWFANKFDLKVDPIIINCLEEKLDEKRKQRGNMLV; via the exons ATGGCAAG CAGAATGACAATTCGATGTGGTGCCTTACATACGTTGAGACACAGATGCTTCCtgttttcttcctctcttctgcTGCTGTGTTTACTTAAGCTGGTTTACATCAACGTGAGGGTGAAGAACAGCTTCTATCTGGAGCCCTATGGATTTACTGCCAGCTATTTCAGAACCTGGGCCCATGGGcacaacatcaactgcactcGCATATATAAATTGGAACCTGTGGAGATAGGCAAGTCTTTGGAGTTACGAAGGAAAGCCAACGTGGTCTTGGAAGATGACAGGATTGTCTCTTTGTCCGCAGACTGTGAGAGGTTTGTCAAAACAAGACGATACAATGACATCCCCGTGTTCGATGAGGAATTGAAATTTCCCCTGGCATATTCCCTTGTTGTACACAAGAATGCACCAATGGTAGAGCGCATTCTTCGAGCGATATATGCGCCTCACAACATCTATTGCATTCACTATGACAAAAAATCGACACCAGCTTTTATAAAAGCCATGAAAAACATGGCTAATTGTTTGCCCAACCTGTTTATTGCATCCAAAATTGAGTCTGTTGAGTATGCCCATATCACCAGGCTCAATGCTGACCTGAATTGCATCTCTGACATGTTGAAGTCTGATGTGAAATGGGAGTATGTCATCAACTTGTGTGGCCAGGATTTCCCCCTTAAAACAAACTATGAGCTAGTTATGGAGCTCAAGGCGCTCAATGGAAGCAACATGCTGGAGTCGAGTCGACCCAGTGAGCTGAAGAAGCAGCGCTTTGTCTTCCAGTACGAGCTGCAGAACATGCCTTATGAGTACCACAAGCTTCCAGTGAAAACAACGAGGTTGAAAGATGCAGCTCCTCACAGTATCCAGGTGTTTATTGGAAGTGCATACTTTGTCCTGTCACGGGACTTTGTGACATTTGTGACCACTAGCCCAGTGGCCAAAGACTTTCTGGCCTGGTCTGCCGACACATACTCACCAGATGAGCACTTCTGGGCCACCTTGGTGCGGGTTCCAGAGGTGCCAGGCCACATTCTGCGGACTCACATCGATATAACGGACCTACAGAGCAAGACACGGTTGGTTAAATGGAACTATCTAGAAGGATCACTTTATCCCCCTTGCACTGGCACCCATATGCGTAGTGTTTGCATCTATGGGGCCGCAGAGCTCCGCTGGCTGCTAAACTACGGCCATTGGTTTGCCAACAAGTTTGATCTCAAAGTGGACCCAATCATTATTAATTGCTTGGAAGAGAAGCTTGATGAAAAACGAAAACAAAGAGGAAACATGCTGGTGTGA
- the gcnt4a gene encoding beta-1,3-galactosyl-O-glycosyl-glycoprotein beta-1,6-N-acetylglucosaminyltransferase 4 isoform X3 gives MTIRCGALHTLRHRCFLFSSSLLLLCLLKLVYINVRVKNSFYLEPYGFTASYFRTWAHGHNINCTRIYKLEPVEIGKSLELRRKANVVLEDDRIVSLSADCERFVKTRRYNDIPVFDEELKFPLAYSLVVHKNAPMVERILRAIYAPHNIYCIHYDKKSTPAFIKAMKNMANCLPNLFIASKIESVEYAHITRLNADLNCISDMLKSDVKWEYVINLCGQDFPLKTNYELVMELKALNGSNMLESSRPSELKKQRFVFQYELQNMPYEYHKLPVKTTRLKDAAPHSIQVFIGSAYFVLSRDFVTFVTTSPVAKDFLAWSADTYSPDEHFWATLVRVPEVPGHILRTHIDITDLQSKTRLVKWNYLEGSLYPPCTGTHMRSVCIYGAAELRWLLNYGHWFANKFDLKVDPIIINCLEEKLDEKRKQRGNMLV, from the coding sequence ATGACAATTCGATGTGGTGCCTTACATACGTTGAGACACAGATGCTTCCtgttttcttcctctcttctgcTGCTGTGTTTACTTAAGCTGGTTTACATCAACGTGAGGGTGAAGAACAGCTTCTATCTGGAGCCCTATGGATTTACTGCCAGCTATTTCAGAACCTGGGCCCATGGGcacaacatcaactgcactcGCATATATAAATTGGAACCTGTGGAGATAGGCAAGTCTTTGGAGTTACGAAGGAAAGCCAACGTGGTCTTGGAAGATGACAGGATTGTCTCTTTGTCCGCAGACTGTGAGAGGTTTGTCAAAACAAGACGATACAATGACATCCCCGTGTTCGATGAGGAATTGAAATTTCCCCTGGCATATTCCCTTGTTGTACACAAGAATGCACCAATGGTAGAGCGCATTCTTCGAGCGATATATGCGCCTCACAACATCTATTGCATTCACTATGACAAAAAATCGACACCAGCTTTTATAAAAGCCATGAAAAACATGGCTAATTGTTTGCCCAACCTGTTTATTGCATCCAAAATTGAGTCTGTTGAGTATGCCCATATCACCAGGCTCAATGCTGACCTGAATTGCATCTCTGACATGTTGAAGTCTGATGTGAAATGGGAGTATGTCATCAACTTGTGTGGCCAGGATTTCCCCCTTAAAACAAACTATGAGCTAGTTATGGAGCTCAAGGCGCTCAATGGAAGCAACATGCTGGAGTCGAGTCGACCCAGTGAGCTGAAGAAGCAGCGCTTTGTCTTCCAGTACGAGCTGCAGAACATGCCTTATGAGTACCACAAGCTTCCAGTGAAAACAACGAGGTTGAAAGATGCAGCTCCTCACAGTATCCAGGTGTTTATTGGAAGTGCATACTTTGTCCTGTCACGGGACTTTGTGACATTTGTGACCACTAGCCCAGTGGCCAAAGACTTTCTGGCCTGGTCTGCCGACACATACTCACCAGATGAGCACTTCTGGGCCACCTTGGTGCGGGTTCCAGAGGTGCCAGGCCACATTCTGCGGACTCACATCGATATAACGGACCTACAGAGCAAGACACGGTTGGTTAAATGGAACTATCTAGAAGGATCACTTTATCCCCCTTGCACTGGCACCCATATGCGTAGTGTTTGCATCTATGGGGCCGCAGAGCTCCGCTGGCTGCTAAACTACGGCCATTGGTTTGCCAACAAGTTTGATCTCAAAGTGGACCCAATCATTATTAATTGCTTGGAAGAGAAGCTTGATGAAAAACGAAAACAAAGAGGAAACATGCTGGTGTGA